A genomic region of Peptostreptococcaceae bacterium contains the following coding sequences:
- a CDS encoding glycosyltransferase family 4 protein — translation MRKILHVIAQEPGKTGSGVFARNILLQAESKGYKQTLIAGMPSHGDKGEYCLPEGICFEPVLFESRELPFPVVGMSDEMPYESTRYDELVGNNLELWENSFGRHLTETVESFEPDVIISHHLWLLTALVRESFTNIPVFAFSHGSDLRQMENNRMHSQRVINACRNLDGIFALNDFQKSRICKVYGVHPEKIAVTGAGYDRSCFNEDNKGLSRKPEQIVYAGKISKAKGVLSLLDAFEIVLARRPEARLCLAGSGKGTEYEQLSARARKMKSVRLMGNMDQFDLAILFRESGVFALPSFYEGLPLVLVEAAACGMRLAVSELGGLKAWFGEDMTESGNALMVKLPRMVSVDKPLKEDESDYAGRFAEVLIEQMDSNLLPTDSEIRKDFVKRKSWESVFESIESHIPKI, via the coding sequence ATGAGAAAAATCCTTCATGTGATTGCACAGGAACCCGGAAAGACAGGAAGCGGTGTTTTTGCGAGGAATATTTTACTCCAAGCAGAAAGCAAAGGATACAAGCAAACACTTATTGCAGGAATGCCTTCCCACGGAGACAAGGGAGAGTATTGCCTTCCTGAAGGAATCTGCTTTGAGCCGGTGCTTTTCGAAAGCAGGGAATTGCCTTTTCCAGTCGTGGGAATGAGCGATGAAATGCCATATGAAAGCACCCGGTACGATGAGCTTGTCGGCAACAATCTGGAACTTTGGGAGAATTCGTTCGGAAGGCATTTGACGGAGACTGTTGAATCGTTTGAGCCGGATGTCATAATATCCCACCATCTATGGCTTCTGACCGCGCTCGTAAGGGAAAGCTTTACTAATATTCCGGTGTTTGCTTTTTCGCATGGGAGCGATCTCAGGCAGATGGAAAACAACAGGATGCATAGTCAAAGAGTAATAAATGCATGCAGAAATCTTGACGGTATTTTTGCACTAAATGATTTTCAAAAGAGTCGAATCTGTAAAGTTTACGGTGTGCATCCTGAAAAAATAGCTGTTACGGGAGCAGGATACGACAGAAGTTGCTTCAATGAAGATAATAAGGGCTTGAGTCGGAAGCCGGAACAGATAGTATATGCGGGTAAAATCAGCAAAGCTAAGGGGGTTTTGAGCCTTCTCGATGCATTTGAAATAGTTTTGGCGCGTAGGCCGGAGGCAAGGCTTTGCCTTGCGGGATCCGGCAAGGGAACGGAATACGAGCAGCTTTCAGCAAGGGCAAGAAAAATGAAGAGTGTAAGGCTCATGGGAAACATGGATCAGTTTGATCTTGCAATATTATTTAGGGAAAGCGGCGTTTTCGCACTTCCATCGTTTTATGAGGGGCTCCCTCTCGTTTTGGTGGAGGCCGCAGCCTGCGGAATGAGATTGGCTGTTTCTGAATTGGGAGGATTGAAGGCGTGGTTTGGAGAGGATATGACTGAGTCCGGAAATGCTTTGATGGTTAAGCTGCCGAGAATGGTTTCGGTAGACAAGCCGCTCAAGGAAGACGAAAGCGATTATGCTGGCAGATTTGCAGAGGTTTTAATAGAACAGATGGACTCGAACCTGCTTCCGACTGATTCCGAAATCAGAAAGGATTTCGTAAAAAGAAAGTCATGGGAAAGCGTATTTGAATCAATTGAAAGTCATATTCCAAAAATATAA
- a CDS encoding anion permease gives MIYCYLISAVFLGWALGANDSANCFGTAVATRVIRYGWAVSLTAVLVVAGALMEGAAGIENLGAYAACNGVFSGMDAFLVMSAAAVTVGSLTIFKLPISTSQAVIGAIIGSGIADGRFVIRETLPFFGAWFLTPLGAMAIGYVLYRLVSEHVQKRINNIELFDRFIKIGFILSGAFSAYALGANNVANITALFVGRLEFFSAGQAVVLGGLSIAFGVLTHSKPVMMTVGKGIVHLNPFSGFISVLSAALVVYFYAQVGIPVSTSQAIVGAVFGIGLVKGIQTVNMKTIRNIVLAWFGTPSIAGLISFVLLKIAG, from the coding sequence ATGATATATTGCTATTTGATATCTGCGGTATTTTTGGGTTGGGCATTGGGAGCCAATGATTCGGCCAATTGTTTTGGAACTGCTGTGGCAACACGCGTAATCAGATACGGATGGGCCGTATCCCTAACGGCGGTCCTGGTGGTGGCCGGAGCCTTAATGGAAGGCGCGGCGGGCATAGAGAATTTAGGGGCATATGCGGCTTGCAACGGTGTATTTTCAGGGATGGACGCTTTCCTCGTCATGAGTGCCGCAGCCGTGACGGTAGGGTCCTTGACAATTTTCAAGCTCCCGATTTCAACATCCCAGGCGGTCATCGGAGCAATTATCGGCTCGGGAATAGCGGATGGCCGATTCGTAATCAGAGAAACCCTGCCTTTTTTTGGAGCCTGGTTCTTAACGCCTTTGGGAGCCATGGCAATTGGATATGTTTTGTATAGGCTCGTGAGCGAGCATGTACAGAAGCGTATAAACAACATCGAGTTGTTCGATCGGTTCATAAAAATCGGATTCATACTTTCGGGTGCTTTTTCTGCATATGCTTTGGGAGCAAATAACGTGGCTAATATAACGGCTCTTTTTGTTGGCAGACTTGAATTTTTCAGCGCAGGACAAGCCGTTGTGCTGGGAGGGCTTTCCATAGCGTTTGGAGTCTTGACGCATTCGAAACCTGTGATGATGACTGTGGGAAAGGGAATAGTCCATCTAAATCCCTTTTCGGGATTCATATCTGTGCTTTCTGCAGCGTTGGTTGTGTATTTCTATGCGCAGGTAGGCATTCCTGTTTCGACATCCCAAGCCATTGTCGGAGCAGTTTTTGGAATAGGGTTGGTCAAAGGGATACAGACCGTCAATATGAAGACCATAAGAAACATTGTACTCGCATGGTTCGGAACGCCATCTATTGCAGGGCTGATTAGCTTTGTGCTGTTAAAAATCGCGGGATAG
- a CDS encoding flavin reductase yields the protein MYCGVDYSFYTEKFLRQLPKGVFLNTRNGSIANITTSRWGSIGIMWGKPVFAALIKPSRFTCGLIEKTGEFTVSVPVDRDFTDELLICGQTTGMTTDKFSECNLTAMKSQTLETFIVGDCRLHLDCKVLMKNEMKMEAFLEKSENEYCNRGDFYNLYYAEIVSAYVVE from the coding sequence TTGTATTGCGGAGTCGACTACAGTTTTTATACGGAAAAGTTTCTTAGGCAACTGCCGAAGGGCGTTTTTTTAAACACGAGAAACGGCAGTATTGCCAACATAACGACAAGCAGATGGGGAAGCATAGGTATTATGTGGGGCAAGCCGGTTTTTGCTGCATTGATAAAACCCTCGAGGTTTACATGCGGATTGATAGAAAAGACAGGTGAATTCACTGTCAGCGTGCCAGTGGACAGGGATTTTACCGATGAACTGCTCATATGCGGGCAGACAACAGGAATGACCACGGATAAATTTTCGGAGTGCAACTTGACCGCAATGAAGTCCCAAACACTAGAAACCTTTATAGTCGGCGATTGCAGGTTGCATCTCGATTGCAAGGTTTTAATGAAGAACGAAATGAAGATGGAAGCCTTTCTTGAAAAATCGGAAAATGAGTATTGCAATCGGGGCGATTTTTACAACCTTTACTACGCTGAAATCGTCTCTGCGTATGTAGTTGAATAA
- a CDS encoding HlyC/CorC family transporter has translation MNYVIVIMLLLLSAIFSGLTIGLFSLNVSELKRKIRLGDKKAQKVYRVRKNGNLLLCTLLTGNVAVNSTMAIFLGSIATGVVAGLVSTGLILIFGEILPQAVFSRNALKIGAKTAWLVQGMIYIFSPVCYPLSIMLDLMLGKELPTIWSKSELGEIIKEHEDSPDSNIDEDEERIILGALSFSEKKAIDVMTPRTVSYLLEAGRIIDDDLLEEIISKGFSRIPVYEGTDENIIGILYVKKLVGFCKGKGFTVGDVCEKRGVIFTDRDTRLDNLLNVFIHSRSHMALVYGEYGMFNGIVTLEDIVEEILKVEIVDEQDRTEDMQKLALSKHKAKMEQENMKSETK, from the coding sequence ATGAATTATGTCATTGTCATAATGCTTCTTTTATTGTCTGCTATTTTTTCCGGCTTGACTATTGGGCTGTTCAGTCTCAATGTTTCAGAGCTGAAAAGAAAAATTAGGCTTGGAGATAAGAAAGCGCAAAAGGTTTACAGGGTGAGGAAGAATGGGAATTTGCTTCTTTGCACACTTCTGACAGGAAATGTAGCGGTCAATTCAACCATGGCGATATTTCTGGGCAGCATTGCAACGGGCGTAGTTGCCGGATTGGTATCAACCGGTCTGATTCTCATCTTTGGAGAAATTCTTCCGCAGGCAGTGTTTTCGAGGAATGCCCTTAAAATAGGAGCGAAAACAGCTTGGCTTGTACAGGGTATGATTTATATTTTTTCTCCTGTATGCTATCCGCTTTCAATAATGTTGGACTTAATGCTAGGCAAGGAATTGCCTACAATCTGGTCAAAAAGCGAGCTTGGGGAAATAATAAAGGAGCACGAGGATTCTCCCGATTCCAACATAGACGAGGATGAGGAAAGGATAATACTTGGGGCTCTTTCATTCTCGGAAAAGAAGGCAATTGATGTCATGACACCGAGAACGGTTTCATATTTACTTGAGGCGGGAAGAATTATTGATGATGATTTACTTGAAGAAATAATAAGCAAGGGTTTTTCAAGAATTCCTGTGTATGAAGGCACAGACGAAAACATAATTGGTATACTCTATGTCAAGAAGTTGGTTGGTTTTTGCAAAGGCAAGGGTTTTACGGTGGGAGATGTCTGCGAAAAAAGAGGAGTCATATTTACAGACAGGGATACCCGCTTGGATAACCTGCTGAATGTATTCATACATAGCAGGAGCCATATGGCCCTTGTATACGGAGAGTACGGCATGTTTAACGGAATTGTTACCCTTGAAGATATCGTCGAGGAGATTTTAAAGGTTGAAATAGTCGATGAGCAGGATAGAACAGAGGATATGCAGAAGCTTGCTCTTTCAAAACACAAAGCTAAGATGGAACAAGAGAATATGAAATCGGAAACGAAATAA
- a CDS encoding dihydroorotate dehydrogenase electron transfer subunit, with translation MSKILYNNSLTETVYEIAVEGSFEGGMGQFYMVRAWDEYPVLSRPLSIHDLEDDRIVFLYRICGEGTRILSKKKPGDEISIDGPYGNGFPMETGRIALVGGGLGTAPLRLAAKTIRELSPEKLDIYLGYSDEDINSDRFSAYADSMQIDIGGFVTEGIDPSWYDVIFACGPEPMMEALAKKTRPYDVKVFVSMEKRMACGIGACLVCTCKTKNGNKKTCKDGPVFAGEDVFFDEL, from the coding sequence ATGAGTAAAATTCTGTACAACAATTCCTTGACGGAAACGGTATATGAGATTGCTGTAGAAGGGAGCTTTGAGGGCGGAATGGGGCAGTTCTACATGGTTCGTGCATGGGACGAATACCCGGTGCTTTCAAGGCCTCTCAGCATCCATGACCTCGAGGACGACCGCATAGTATTCCTTTACAGGATTTGCGGAGAAGGAACCCGTATACTCTCTAAGAAAAAACCTGGCGATGAAATAAGCATCGATGGACCATATGGAAACGGATTCCCCATGGAGACGGGACGCATTGCGCTTGTGGGAGGAGGATTGGGAACGGCGCCTCTTAGGCTCGCAGCCAAAACGATAAGGGAATTAAGTCCCGAAAAGCTTGACATCTATCTCGGATATTCCGATGAGGATATCAATTCTGACCGTTTTTCGGCCTATGCCGATTCCATGCAGATAGACATAGGAGGATTTGTGACTGAAGGGATTGATCCATCCTGGTATGACGTCATCTTTGCCTGCGGTCCTGAGCCCATGATGGAGGCCCTAGCAAAAAAAACGAGGCCCTACGATGTCAAGGTTTTCGTGTCGATGGAAAAACGCATGGCCTGCGGCATAGGGGCATGTTTAGTATGTACATGTAAAACAAAAAATGGAAATAAGAAAACATGTAAGGACGGTCCCGTTTTTGCAGGAGAGGATGTGTTCTTTGATGAGCTGTAG
- a CDS encoding orotate phosphoribosyltransferase produces the protein MEQRELLEIFKETEAILEGHFLLSSGKHSGGYVQCAKVLAYPDKAAIVVGEVVKKIEDLKFDYFVGPAMGGVIPAYEFGRQMNRKALFAERKDNEMCLRRGFEILQGDRVIIAEDVITTGKSTNEVKNLLESLGAEVVAAVCLVDRGGSDALGFPVFSAVKADISVYEPDECPLCKSGMPWVKPGSRKMV, from the coding sequence ATGGAACAGAGGGAATTGCTTGAAATATTCAAAGAAACCGAGGCAATATTGGAGGGACATTTTCTATTGTCTTCCGGGAAGCACAGTGGGGGCTATGTTCAGTGCGCGAAGGTTTTGGCCTACCCCGACAAGGCTGCTATTGTGGTTGGCGAGGTAGTTAAAAAGATAGAAGATTTGAAATTTGATTATTTTGTGGGACCGGCTATGGGAGGGGTAATCCCTGCCTATGAATTCGGAAGGCAGATGAATAGGAAGGCTCTTTTCGCGGAAAGGAAAGACAATGAAATGTGCCTAAGAAGGGGCTTTGAAATTTTGCAGGGAGACAGAGTAATAATTGCAGAGGATGTAATAACAACAGGAAAGTCGACTAACGAGGTCAAGAATCTTTTAGAGAGTCTTGGTGCTGAAGTCGTAGCGGCAGTGTGCCTTGTGGACCGTGGCGGAAGCGATGCCTTGGGTTTTCCGGTGTTTAGCGCTGTAAAAGCGGATATAAGTGTATATGAACCGGATGAATGTCCATTATGCAAGAGCGGAATGCCATGGGTAAAACCAGGCTCTAGAAAAATGGTTTAA
- a CDS encoding dihydroorotate dehydrogenase: MSCSQVDFGNITFKNPVVMASGTFGFGKEYGECYDVSKLGGISTKGITMEQRDGNKGIRVWETPSGIMNSVGLENPGVEGFLADEASYLEKLDTRILVNVSGSKIEDYVESVRRIEDTPFEIIELNISCPNVKSGGMAFGTNADSAYGIVKEIRKHTAKMLMVKLSPNVGDIAEIASACVEAGADAISLINTIQAMAVDVKKRKIIFDNTYAGLSGPAIRPIALRMVHQVARAVDVPIMGMGGIVTGEDAISFIMAGASCVQVGTANFMDLRAGTRIIEEIETFMEREKIKSLSEITGIL; the protein is encoded by the coding sequence ATGAGCTGTAGCCAAGTCGATTTTGGGAACATAACATTTAAAAATCCGGTGGTTATGGCCTCGGGTACCTTTGGCTTTGGAAAGGAATACGGAGAATGCTATGATGTTTCCAAGCTGGGAGGTATATCCACAAAGGGAATAACCATGGAGCAAAGAGACGGCAATAAAGGCATACGAGTGTGGGAGACACCTTCGGGCATAATGAATAGTGTAGGGCTCGAAAACCCTGGCGTTGAAGGGTTTCTTGCAGATGAAGCCTCTTATCTTGAAAAGCTTGATACCAGGATTTTGGTTAATGTCAGCGGATCTAAGATAGAGGACTATGTAGAATCTGTACGAAGAATAGAAGATACTCCATTTGAAATCATAGAGCTCAACATATCTTGTCCAAATGTAAAAAGCGGTGGGATGGCTTTCGGAACCAATGCTGATTCGGCTTACGGTATAGTAAAGGAAATTCGCAAGCATACTGCGAAGATGTTGATGGTGAAGCTGTCGCCGAATGTGGGCGACATTGCTGAAATCGCTTCGGCATGCGTAGAGGCAGGGGCGGACGCCATATCTTTAATTAATACTATTCAAGCCATGGCGGTTGATGTGAAAAAGCGAAAAATAATTTTTGACAATACATATGCCGGACTGTCCGGACCGGCGATTCGCCCCATAGCGCTCAGGATGGTTCACCAGGTGGCAAGAGCCGTCGATGTGCCCATAATGGGAATGGGAGGGATTGTTACGGGAGAGGATGCTATATCGTTTATAATGGCGGGGGCTTCATGTGTTCAGGTTGGGACCGCCAATTTCATGGATTTGAGGGCGGGAACAAGGATAATCGAAGAAATCGAAACCTTCATGGAACGTGAAAAAATTAAAAGCCTGTCTGAGATAACAGGCATATTATAA
- a CDS encoding DUF47 family protein translates to MAFFTKHLEIHDQILEHLDKCILCHERLTEYVEDIFEEGNEQKALAYVKEISAMETDADAIRRRIVIELLKGNLLPQSRREVLCLIEEIDEIANESEEIMRDIYLQAVEIDDEYLDGLMAINKETKLQLKKLRIAVDKIFSDIWSENKNLHELCFEIDAHESAVDIIEQSIIKDLYRSGLSLAEKNQLRYFVTKFADISDLAEDISDLLEKIIVIRKV, encoded by the coding sequence ATGGCTTTTTTTACAAAACACTTGGAAATCCACGACCAAATTTTGGAGCATCTCGACAAATGCATTCTTTGCCATGAAAGGCTCACAGAATATGTGGAGGATATATTTGAGGAAGGGAACGAGCAAAAGGCATTGGCCTATGTAAAGGAAATCAGTGCAATGGAGACCGATGCAGATGCCATAAGAAGACGCATAGTAATAGAGCTTCTGAAGGGCAATCTCTTGCCTCAGTCTAGGCGTGAAGTTCTCTGTCTGATTGAGGAAATAGATGAAATAGCAAATGAGTCCGAGGAAATAATGAGGGATATTTATCTTCAGGCAGTAGAGATTGACGATGAGTATTTGGACGGACTCATGGCGATAAACAAGGAGACGAAGCTTCAGCTTAAGAAACTCCGAATAGCGGTGGACAAGATTTTTTCGGACATATGGAGCGAAAATAAGAATTTGCATGAATTGTGCTTTGAAATAGACGCCCATGAAAGCGCAGTAGACATTATTGAGCAATCAATCATCAAAGATTTATATCGCAGCGGCCTTTCCTTGGCTGAAAAGAATCAATTGAGATACTTTGTCACCAAGTTTGCGGATATTTCCGATCTGGCGGAGGATATTTCCGATCTGCTAGAAAAAATCATCGTAATCAGAAAGGTTTGA
- a CDS encoding 1-acyl-sn-glycerol-3-phosphate acyltransferase → MFRTVCFYTLLWISLLLTIPAMIVVEIVSLISKPKAEAFAHIVSRIWGKSVIGISGSKVEIVGLENIPKEGPVLFISNHQSNFDIPVLLGYLDSSVGFLAKEEIRKIPILGRWMRYLNSVFMDRSNPRDSLKAIGRAAKTVADGHPMCVFPEGTRSGSENIGEFKAGAFKIYTKSKAAVLPVAIDGTWRMQGRDTLRVKPASVKVSVLKPVDFGEISLRDTSAISEKVKSEIQNELNRKK, encoded by the coding sequence ATGTTCAGAACGGTTTGTTTTTATACATTGCTTTGGATTAGTCTTCTTTTGACGATTCCTGCAATGATTGTAGTTGAAATAGTAAGCCTTATTTCAAAACCGAAGGCAGAAGCCTTTGCGCACATTGTATCGAGGATATGGGGGAAGTCCGTTATTGGAATAAGCGGCAGCAAGGTTGAAATAGTGGGCCTCGAAAACATACCCAAGGAAGGCCCCGTGCTTTTCATATCGAATCACCAAAGCAATTTCGACATACCTGTTTTGCTTGGGTATCTGGATTCATCTGTTGGGTTTCTGGCCAAAGAGGAGATAAGGAAAATACCCATATTGGGCAGGTGGATGCGTTACCTAAATAGTGTGTTCATGGATAGAAGCAATCCCAGGGATTCCCTCAAAGCCATAGGAAGGGCAGCTAAAACCGTTGCAGATGGTCATCCTATGTGTGTTTTCCCCGAAGGGACCCGAAGCGGATCGGAGAATATTGGAGAATTTAAGGCCGGAGCATTTAAGATTTACACAAAATCCAAGGCGGCTGTGTTGCCTGTTGCAATTGATGGGACATGGCGTATGCAGGGCAGGGATACATTGCGGGTTAAACCTGCCAGTGTCAAAGTCTCCGTGCTGAAACCGGTCGATTTTGGGGAGATTTCACTGAGGGACACATCGGCCATTTCTGAAAAAGTGAAGAGTGAAATACAAAATGAATTAAACCGCAAAAAATGA
- the corA gene encoding magnesium/cobalt transporter CorA translates to MSGLFEKYEYNERLWKRKFANRFEEMEIEDSLFHWINVNDMEEAEAVDKTLGLLKTRHRVVKRNIVTKGQRPKIAVYPEFVFVVAKMPTYDGAKNRIRNEQVSFILTKDSLISFQQRKGDVFSEVRKAIETDDSFVRKNGPDYLLQALLESIINNYFDLIEKMDIKIESLEERLIMTRTEDVLEEIHKLRKNILILRNSVWPLKDVFNVLSRDEIPIVKPETRIYFKDSYEHVFHIIDSLSIYREMVSGMSDTYLSNLSNRMNRTMTTLTIFATIFIPLTFLTGIYGMNFKYMPEIGWRAGYPMFWVITATAVFLMLKYFKNKKML, encoded by the coding sequence TTGTCGGGATTATTCGAAAAATATGAATATAATGAACGACTTTGGAAAAGAAAATTTGCAAACCGTTTTGAAGAGATGGAAATCGAAGATTCGCTATTCCATTGGATAAATGTAAATGACATGGAAGAAGCGGAGGCCGTGGATAAAACCCTTGGGCTTTTGAAAACGCGGCATAGGGTTGTGAAAAGGAACATAGTAACAAAGGGACAAAGACCCAAAATTGCAGTGTATCCTGAATTTGTGTTTGTTGTCGCTAAAATGCCTACATATGATGGAGCCAAGAATCGAATAAGAAACGAGCAGGTAAGTTTCATACTGACAAAGGACAGCCTCATTTCCTTCCAACAAAGGAAGGGAGATGTATTTAGCGAGGTCCGAAAGGCGATTGAAACTGATGACTCTTTTGTTCGAAAGAACGGACCGGACTACCTTTTGCAGGCTCTTTTAGAATCCATAATCAACAATTATTTTGACCTAATTGAAAAAATGGATATCAAGATAGAGAGCCTTGAAGAGCGCCTTATAATGACGCGAACAGAGGACGTGCTTGAAGAAATACACAAGCTTAGAAAAAACATACTTATACTCCGGAATTCGGTCTGGCCTTTGAAGGATGTATTCAACGTGCTGTCAAGGGATGAGATACCCATTGTAAAGCCAGAGACAAGAATCTATTTCAAAGATTCATACGAGCATGTTTTTCATATAATAGATTCGTTGTCAATATATAGGGAAATGGTTTCGGGAATGTCGGACACGTATCTTTCAAACTTAAGCAACCGGATGAATAGGACAATGACGACCCTAACTATTTTCGCCACTATCTTCATACCATTGACATTTCTTACGGGGATCTATGGAATGAATTTCAAGTATATGCCGGAAATCGGCTGGCGCGCCGGCTATCCGATGTTTTGGGTCATAACGGCGACTGCGGTTTTTCTCATGCTAAAATATTTCAAGAACAAAAAAATGCTATAG